CTGCCAGACGCTCACCCACCTCTTTCTGCAGCATGACCACCAGCCGGGAAAAACGCTGACGTTCTTCAAGAAACCTGAACAGCACCGGGGTTGAAATATTGTACGGCAGGTTAGCCACGACCTTATACGTGTGACTGCCCAGCAGCTGTTCAAAATCAACTTGCAGGATATCCTGTTCATGAATCATCACCTGCGGTTGTCCTGCAAACCGTTCACGCAGCAACGCAGCGAGATCACGATCAAACTCTACGGCCACCAGATGTCTGGCTTGTGCAGCCAGCAGTTCTGTTAATGCCCCCCTGCCCGGCCCAACCTCAAGCACCCGGTCAGTTGGCTGTAGATGCGCTGTTGTCAGGATCTTTCTGATAATATTATGATCACTCAGAAAATTCTGGCCCAGGGCCTTGCGGGGACGGGGAAAAGACTGGTTCATGGCAGTTGCTCCCAACGTGCCACCTGATCAAGGGGCCAAGTGGCGGTTGCATCCATGGCAAGGTCATCCTGACATCCGGCTGAGAGATAGGCATCACCCGCCACTGCCAGCATGGCTGCATTGTCACCACACAGAACAGGTGGCGGTATCTGCAACTCAATCTTAAGCCGGGTTGCCAGCTGCTGCATGGCATGACGCAGACCGCTGTTACAGGCCACACCACCACCCACCACCAGGCGTTGCAACCCTTCCTGTTTCAAGGCTGCCTCGGTTTTCTTCACCAGAACCTCACAGACCGCGGCCTGAAACGAGGCACAGAGATCATGCAGCTCAGCACCTTCCGGCACATGGGGCTGTTTCTTCAAGTGAGTCAGTACCGCAGTTTTAAGCCCGCTGAAACTGAAGTTGAGTGATTTGTCATGCAGGAGCGGACGGGGGAATTTCACTGCTGTGGGACTCCCCTGCTGTGCCAGACGGTCAATCAAGGCACCACCAGGGTAGCCAAGCCCCAGCAGGGTTGCGGTCTTGTCATAGGCCTCACCAACCGCATCATCAATGGTACGCCCCAGAATACGATAGCGACCAATACCATCCACCCGATAGAGGTGGGTATGGCCACCGGAAACCACCAGAGCAAGAAACGGAAATGCCACCGGCTGTTCCAGAAAACCGGCCAGCAGATGGCCCTCAATATGATGTACCCCAACCAGTGGGATCTTGCAGGCCAGGGCCAGGGATTTTGCCATTGAGACCCCCACCAGCAATGCCCCCAGCAGCCCGGGACCACGGGTTACAGCAATCCCTTCAATCTCGGCCAGCGAAACACCGGCCTCATC
Above is a window of Trichlorobacter lovleyi SZ DNA encoding:
- the rsmA gene encoding 16S rRNA (adenine(1518)-N(6)/adenine(1519)-N(6))-dimethyltransferase RsmA, giving the protein MNQSFPRPRKALGQNFLSDHNIIRKILTTAHLQPTDRVLEVGPGRGALTELLAAQARHLVAVEFDRDLAALLRERFAGQPQVMIHEQDILQVDFEQLLGSHTYKVVANLPYNISTPVLFRFLEERQRFSRLVVMLQKEVGERLAAQPDCSDYGILTVLFRQWFEVKREFLVPPGCFFPPPKVDSVVISLTPLVASRVEVGNQALFERLVKAAFGMRRKTLWNCLKSGGLAEPEQLEQLLLSCSIDGRRRGETLAIEEFALLSRTLSVLLGL
- the tsaD gene encoding tRNA (adenosine(37)-N6)-threonylcarbamoyltransferase complex transferase subunit TsaD, translated to MVLLAIETSCDETAAAVVRDGRLVLSSVVSSQVAVHAEYGGVVPEIASRKHLEMITPVVRQALDEAGVSLAEIEGIAVTRGPGLLGALLVGVSMAKSLALACKIPLVGVHHIEGHLLAGFLEQPVAFPFLALVVSGGHTHLYRVDGIGRYRILGRTIDDAVGEAYDKTATLLGLGYPGGALIDRLAQQGSPTAVKFPRPLLHDKSLNFSFSGLKTAVLTHLKKQPHVPEGAELHDLCASFQAAVCEVLVKKTEAALKQEGLQRLVVGGGVACNSGLRHAMQQLATRLKIELQIPPPVLCGDNAAMLAVAGDAYLSAGCQDDLAMDATATWPLDQVARWEQLP